In Crassostrea angulata isolate pt1a10 chromosome 6, ASM2561291v2, whole genome shotgun sequence, a genomic segment contains:
- the LOC128187931 gene encoding uncharacterized protein LOC128187931 produces the protein MLDKGRKSGEKVTTDDRKLKACGRNRFCKQCKFTCTDPKDFLTHQKYAHSQEKDPDILNSISKRRKSSSSNHCTSQGSLVKKTVTRSSVSHDSDEKLNFVNGRKSDSNTFQPTEDTLTLVNSEVNNSSSEDEAVDSMNKENQLVDNNKRNSFDDFEKIDKENMDSAEMEHASNFGSEHEEQDEEGKLIIAEDDHLSSKTPTRSGNIQNRTYVCNQCEFSSTSAKTFLHHQKDEHQPDIIIYECDICEYATKYKQKLPRHRKLHFTGKENSSLLGGYDLESSLNESKDRSGSFNESMKMDENNPNFVRNVVDDDEDDDEEEEEEETLPQSEAPEIVSMPDGTPHVEKKKRKTRQEVDPGKYFEVQDDTGIKYACSKCGNVYKWRKSLNKHWKEKHFGDIPDSSVPPPGLAKLNSLNHVQYTYRFPTPKGMDRMSPSSSQRGERSRSETPVSMVERYQPGAELLENSNMSSVVMPRFIGPFITDSLAGDDHSQSKRKSEALFPRMMDSSREQPIDFSVKKENEYSPYLKGSRSSPSFNNDQAWSEQTSSLDLSGNKKEESPILQCNRCSFVAKTLVDYSSHMTLHLNKRAFKCAECQEHFNNVEDLNKHFGENHSEKIHEHKEAIQKIPHGLQQTYHLLKMPLNAIGSIAVSEASTSGPSEPKYLKCSMCSFVAKWPAELQKHAVSHSEERPFVCMVCGSTYKWKWDLVKHFEKSHNSLTNPYKRREQGSPAPLNMKPEQSSGMKSPPVLSPVPGFHGDRPMYPMTSTAAALIDTDTFHKRSLDSMSYEEPFRKKRRLSDTDMPNLMDQSQSDSQEYITAGSLGYEQDDSRANESASNDSQNSFRMSGASALRDMENLIPPEDEKGNDPNEMFGTCAINPQTQMAVINAVKKRMDNGKPGSVSSKSRTNDKDKNSDILLPYKCQICEYRARWPSEITQHMKNHSDEKPYHCPRCSYKSKWKWDVVKHLKRCGGGTIRDVIDTNKIKKHSAPPNVTVMPQGSFQRPGLTSQANSSQRNAESRFSISSVAEALASNNSAIMSMADMNKANYEDYEKIMSLSSSQQPIFKSIINQGVYHCFECPFVAQSPAELKRHAVLHSENKPFSCTICGYSSRWKCDLKKHIRTYGHYDQSLYSKSSQQSPSDKFQYQIAQRDIYQDDQDSEDRTLYKCNKCVYSTFKKYSFEIHMKIHGDIKKEDGSSGKYNCKQCDFQGADLISLLQHKKTHTGKPTSNISAMEQSNEQVSNRTLQKHRRKPVQQFRCPKCPYTCFKRSGLTMHEAMHQPRGEDALKCYYCDYNVFSKGLLVQHMRLHPEFDPNECSEFAEILENNDFDNMDTEEDEYLRNMNDEDLDDYSMMDEDSRQSPNDLNSSGSSFKAKESGALDLSSSSFTSIANDSKKASMFEQPDSPASQMQFPCEWCSSRFPNLTTLYHHASTRHPMELRLQELGESPSMALPTRMNDPYLERQKRLQQKQELQNQELEQHKMQLEQHFQTPMMKNAMNQSRYRPIEPKLPFSLSENTSPNPVYSSPSTSSPSTSTFSKISQDANNNKSGIPISQSSTLVAQALLAKAKKSTSPNKRGRSFQCTKCSFTAPNAVTYLRHIERHGSNCRHTCRFCDYSIDRLNLLYQHMKGTHGDLWRGTPEEKINLTSSSGGKGYSDEMRSTDMNSDSMNNSLDGSFTGSSTESSEISDEAFNFSMNEIRVYHTMAAKGQNPVLTVKEETTWYGIPIQVCSINGRKSYKCPKCMYVNSNPSNTVNHVKFHGSNKRLSCDKCDIGVDNMRQLEIHYECLHPKNPIFIERSPSRIPFVSEANNSVEENNNFLTWSKLSQKTSNLILPTCTKCPYKCRTVEMLQYHLTLHNLSREFKCNYCEFSVDSQNLLLKHLGVHREPYEPDLSKNEEEEIKAANLGPTSQNQFLSKIDLMPSSSQKEIKEIENKLTPQTLKTVLNNLKNSTGRLRYRCARCPYFSFCKNNISKHHKQHIIKSKFKCQYCDYSATRNFLRLQHMKFHDNSDLSDAKSADYQDIILDPYDEDGLKVLSSIQTPESTTSTNSEDNIKDFSDENNEYTEETDAMMEGGEDFDEEEMAALEQAEFEGLEEKKTSDVEMEIQDSDDSLSEMDPSALQQQMSMNLSGSMASEEKIRYTCSQCPYKCNALRSFKCHIHMHGLNKKYICDYCNWSADRLNLLYQHRKVHLKEPNFNPSPEDIVFLNRNFALENDVKSLMSPEDISIDKQKKNSSPVDERALQRMSDRQFAGKKIYGCKLCPFSCNNKNSFAYHKNLHKIDARYTCNQCSYSIDRWNLLAQHMKLHKISNMQSQDRSNTDEMNASSPEVEPQLYFNAGDSLNGSEVESEEEKAQDWKCSRCPYSATSPEKLKEHSQQHHKHSKHSCPYCDFSDSEEGNMLEHVQLHFPSTKLDTEAVQAMLAKQGGKLPHSPEVPVVKSFRRDTKKSESDSVEREPSNEAPKSRTKVYVCPYCEREFDNKDLMLKHERQHLIGSKY, from the coding sequence ATGTTGGACAAGGGCCGTAAGTCTGGCGAAAAGGTCACCACTGATGACAGAAAACTAAAGGCTTGTGGGAGGAACCGATTCTGTAAACAGTGCAAGTTCACCTGTACCGACCCCAAGGACTTTCTCACCCACCAAAAATACGCACATTCCCAGGAAAAAGATCCTGATATACTTAACTCCATAAGTAAGAGGCGAAAAAGTTCTAGCAGCAACCATTGTACTAGTCAGGGCTCACTCGTGAAAAAAACTGTGACCCGATCAAGTGTATCTCATGACAGTGACGAGAAGCTTAACTTTGTTAATGGTAGAAAGTCAGACTCAAATACATTCCAACCCACAGAAGACACACTAACACTTGTAAACAGTGAAGTTAATAATTCTTCATCAGAAGACGAGGCAGTAGACTCTATGAACAAAGAAAATCAGTTAGTTGACAACAATAAAAGAAACTCATTTGATGACTTTGAGAAAATAGATAAAGAGAATATGGACTCTGCAGAAATGGAGCATGCCAGTAACTTTGGCAGCGAGCATGAGGAACAAGATGAAGAAGGGAAGCTGATCATCGCTGAAGATGACCATCTGTCCAGTAAAACACCCACACGCAGTGGAAATATTCAGAATCGCACTTACGTCTGCAACCAGTGTGAATTCAGCTCAACAAGTGCAAAAACATTCCTTCATCATCAGAAAGATGAACACCAGCCAGACATAATCATTTATGAGTGTGACATTTGTGAATATGCAACAAAATACAAACAGAAGTTACCTCGCCACCGAAAACTTCACTTCACTGGCAAAGAAAACAGCAGTTTGCTAGGTGGCTATGACTTGGAAAGTAGCTTGAATGAGAGCAAAGACAGAAGTGGAAGCTTTAATGAATCAATGAAAATGGACGAAAACAATCCAAATTTTGTCCGCAATGTTGTcgatgatgatgaagatgatgatgagGAAGAGGAGGAAGAAGAAACTCTACCTCAGAGCGAAGCCCCAGAGATTGTTAGCATGCCTGATGGTACACCTcatgttgaaaagaaaaaacGCAAAACCAGACAGGAAGTGGACCCTGGGAAATACTTCGAAGTTCAGGATGACACTGGAATCAAATATGCTTGCTCCAAATGTGGAAATGTTTACAAATGGAGAAAATCACTGAACAAACATtggaaagaaaaacattttggtGACATTCCAGATTCCAGTGTTCCTCCACCAGGACTTGCCAAACTCAATAGCCTGAATCATGTGCAATATACCTATAGATTCCCTACTCCTAAGGGAATGGACCGCATGTCACCCTCATCATCCCAGAGAGGAGAAAGATCAAGGTCGGAAACTCCGGTCAGTATGGTGGAACGCTACCAACCTGGAGCAGAACTCCTTGAAAATAGCAACATGTCATCTGTTGTCATGCCCCGCTTCATTGGACCATTCATTACCGACTCGCTAGCAGGAGATGACCACTCTCAAAGCAAAAGAAAATCTGAGGCACTCTTTCCAAGGATGATGGATTCTAGTCGTGAACAACCTATAGACTTTTCCGtcaaaaaggaaaatgaatACAGTCCTTACCTGAAAGGCTCTAGATCGTCTCCTTCCTTCAACAATGACCAAGCTTGGTCTGAACAAACCTCCAGTCTGGATCTCAGTGGGAACAAGAAGGAAGAAAGTCCTATACTTCAGTGCAATAGATGTTCCTTTGTAGCTAAAACTTTAGTTGACTACAGTTCTCATATGACTTTACATTTGAACAAACGGGCTTTCAAGTGTGCAGAATGTCAAGAACATTTCAATAATGTagaagatttgaacaaacactTTGGAGAAAACCACTCAGAAAAAATCCATGAGCACAAGGAGGCTATCCAGAAGATCCCCCATGGATTGCAGCAAACATATCACCTCCTGAAAATGCCTCTCAATGCCATTGGTTCTATTGCTGTGTCTGAAGCCTCTACCTCGGGACCTAGTGAACCCAAGTACCTGAAATGCAGCATGTGTTCCTTTGTTGCAAAGTGGCCGGCTGAACTCCAGAAGCATGCAGTCTCCCACTCTGAAGAGCGACCGTTTGTCTGTATGGTCTGCGGATCCACCTACAAATGGAAGTGGGACTTGGtcaaacactttgaaaaaagcCATAACTCCCTAACCAACCCATACAAACGCAGAGAGCAAGGGTCCCCAGCTCCTTTGAACATGAAACCTGAACAGAGTTCTGGCATGAAATCCCCACCAGTTCTGTCCCCAGTGCCAGGTTTCCATGGGGACCGGCCCATGTATCCAATGACCAGTACGGCGGCAGCTCTTATAGACACAGACACATTCCATAAAAGAAGTTTAGACAGCATGTCCTATGAAGAGCCCTTCCGTAAAAAGAGACGCCTCTCTGACACAGACATGCCGAATCTGATGGACCAATCGCAGAGTGACTCCCAGGAATACATCACAGCAGGGTCTCTCGGCTATGAACAAGATGATTCTAGAGCCAATGAATCGGCAAGTAATGACTCCCAAAACAGCTTCAGAATGTCTGGTGCATCTGCTCTACGTGACATGGAAAACCTCATTCCTCCAGAGGATGAGAAAGGAAACGATCCCAATGAAATGTTTGGTACCTGTGCCATCAATCCTCAGACTCAGATGGCCGTCATCAATGCAGTCAAAAAGCGAATGGATAACGGGAAACCAGGCAGTGTCTCCTCCAAGTCCAGAACAAATGACAAAGACAAAAACTCTGACATACTTTTGCCATACAAATGTCAGATATGCGAGTACAGAGCTAGATGGCCATCTGAAATCACCCAGCATATGAAGAACCACTCTGATGAGAAGCCTTATCACTGCCCAAGATGTAGCTACAAGAGCAAGTGGAAGTGGGATGTAGTTAAACATTTGAAGCGCTGTGGAGGAGGTACCATTAGAGACGTCATTGACACCAATAAGATCAAGAAGCACTCAGCTCCACCCAATGTGACAGTCATGCCACAGGGTTCATTCCAGAGGCCGGGCCTGACTTCACAGGCCAACTCTTCTCAGAGGAATGCTGAAAGTCGCTTTTCCATCTCCTCAGTTGCCGAGGCTCTTGCAAGCAACAACAGTGCAATCATGTCTATGGCCGATATGAACAAGGCTAATTATGAAGACTATGAAAAAATTATGAGTCTATCCAGTAGCCAGCAACCAATATTTAAAAGCATCATCAACCAGGGGGTTTACCATTGCTTTGAGTGTCCATTTGTTGCTCAAAGTCCAGCCGAATTAAAGCGCCATGCAGTTCTCCACTCAGAAAACAAACCCTTCAGCTGTACCATCTGTGGCTATAGCTCTCGATGGAAGTGCGACCTCAAGAAACATATTCGAACCTACGGGCATTATGACCAGTCTTTGTATTCCAAGTCTTCTCAACAAAGCCCATCAGACAAATTCCAGTACCAGATAGCGCAGAGAGACATCTACCAAGATGACCAAGACTCGGAGGATCGAACCCTGTACAAATGCAATAAATGTGTATATTCTACCTTTAAGAAATActcatttgaaattcatatgaAAATCCATGGAgacataaaaaaagaagatggtTCTTCGGGTAAATACAACTGTAAACAATGCGACTTCCAGGGGGCTGACTTGATTTCCCTACTTCAGCATAAGAAGACTCATACTGGAAAACCTACATCCAACATTTCAGCCATGGAACAATCTAATGAACAGGTGTCCAACAGAACCTTGCAGAAGCACAGAAGGAAACCTGTTCAGCAGTTCCGTTGTCCAAAATGCCCCTACACCTGCTTCAAGCGCTCTGGCCTAACCATGCATGAAGCCATGCATCAACCTCGCGGGGAGGATGCCCTGAAATGTTACTACTGTGACTACAACGTTTTCAGCAAAGGGCTTCTTGTACAGCACATGAGGCTTCATCCCGAATTTGATCCAAATGAATGCAGTGAATTTGctgaaattttagaaaataacgACTTTGACAATATGGACACGGAAGAAGACGAGTATCTACGAAACATGAATGATGAAGATCTGGATGACTATAGCATGATGGATGAGGACTCGCGCCAAAGTCCTAATGACCTGAACAGCTCAGGGTCAAGCTTCAAAGCAAAAGAAAGTGGAGCATTAGACCTCTCCagttccagctttacttccattGCTAACGATTCTAAGAAAGCTAGCATGTTTGAACAACCAGATAGTCCAGCTTCTCAAATGCAGTTCCCTTGTGAGTGGTGTTCATCAAGGTTCCCAAACCTAACCACCCTTTATCATCACGCAAGCACACGGCATCCAATGGAACTACGCCTTCAAGAATTGGGAGAGTCACCAAGCATGGCCCTGCCCACAAGAATGAATGATCCATATTTAGAGCGCCAGAAACGTCTACAACAAAAACAAGAGCTTCAAAACCAAGAATTGGAGCAACACAAGATGCAGCTAGAGCAACACTTCCAGACACCCATGATGAAAAATGCAATGAATCAGTCCAGATACCGGCCTATTGAGCCCAAACTTCCATTTTCACTCTCAGAGAACACATCACCAAATCCAGTATACAGTTCTCCTTCAACTAGCAGTCCAAGCACCAGCACCTTCTCTAAAATTTCACAAGATGCAAACAATAACAAGTCAGGCATTCCAATTTCACAGTCCTCCACTCTGGTTGCTCAGGCTTTGCTTGCAAAGGCCAAGAAATCGACTAGTCCAAACAAGAGAGGAAGATCATTCCAGTGCACCAAGTGTTCCTTCACCGCTCCAAATGCAGTCACCTACCTACGACACATTGAGAGACATGGCAGCAACTGCAGACACACCTGTCGTTTCTGTGACTACAGCATTGATCGTCTCAACCTCCTCTATCAGCACATGAAAGGCACCCATGGAGATCTCTGGAGGGGAACTCCTGAGGAAAAAATCAACCTGACATCTAGCTCTGGGGGTAAAGGCTATTCCGATGAAATGAGATCAACTGACATGAACTCTGACAGCATGAACAACAGCCTGGATGGTTCCTTTACAGGCTCATCTACTGAGAGCTCTGAGATCAGCGACGAAGCTTTCAACTTCTCCATGAATGAAATCAGAGTCTACCATACAATGGCTGCCAAAGGACAAAACCCAGTTCTGACAGTTAAAGAAGAAACCACTTGGTATGGTATACCTATTCAAGTCTGCTCCATCAATGGAAGGAAGAGCTACAAATGTCctaaatgcatgtatgttaacaGCAATCCCAGTAACACTGTTAATCATGTCAAGTTTCACGGAAGCAACAAAAGGCTTTCCTGTGATAAATGCGACATTGGTGTGGACAATATGCGACAGCTAGAAATCCATTACGAATGTCTCCACCCAAAGAACCCAATCTTCATTGAGCGCTCACCAAGCAGGATTCCATTTGTAAGTGAAGCCAACAACTCAGTGGAGGAGAACAACAACTTCCTCACCTGGAGCAAACTCAGTCAGAAAACCTCCAACCTGATCCTGCCAACCTGCACCAAATGTCCTTACAAATGCAGAACAGTGGAGATGCTTCAGTACCACTTGACTCTTCATAACCTGAGCCGAGAGTTCAAGTGCAACTACTGTGAATTCAGTGTTGACTCGCAGAACCTGTTGCTAAAGCACTTGGGTGTTCACAGAGAGCCTTATGAACCAGACCTGAGTAAGAATGAGGAGGAGGAAATCAAGGCAGCTAACCTTGGACCAACTAGTCAGAACCAATTTCTGAGCAAGATTGATTTAATGCCCAGCAGCTCCCAAAAGGAGATAAAGGAGATTGAAAATAAACTCACACCACAGACCCTCAAGACTGTGCTGAATAATCTGAAAAACAGCACTGGGAGACTGAGATACAGATGTGCTAGGTGTCCATACTTCTCTTTCTGCAAGAACAATATCAGTAAGCACCATAAACAACACATCATTAAAAGCAAATTCAAATGTCAGTACTGTGACTACAGTGCAACTAGAAACTTCTTGAGGCTGCAGCACATGAAGTTCCATGATAACAGTGACCTTTCTGATGCTAAATCTGCTGACTACCAAGACATCATCTTGGATCCTTATGATGAAGACGGTCTGAAAGTACTAAGCAGCATCCAGACACCTGAGTCAACCACATCCACAAACAGCGAAGACAATATCAAGGACTTCTCTGATGAAAACAATGAATATACAGAGGAAACGGATGCAATGATGGAAGGAGGAGAGGACTTTGATGAAGAAGAAATGGCTGCTCTAGAGCAGGCTGAATTTGAAGGTCTTGAGGAAAAGAAGACCTCTGATGTTGAGATGGAGATACAAGACTCAGATGACAGCTTGTCCGAGATGGATCCTTCAGCCCTTCAGCAGCAGATGTCCATGAATTTGTCTGGGTCCATGGCAAGTGAGGAAAAGATTCGGTACACCTGCTCTCAGTGCCCTTACAAATGCAATGCTCTCAGGAGCTTTAAATGCCACATCCATATGCATGGCTTGAATAAGAAGTATATCTGTGACTACTGCAACTGGAGTGCTGATCGACTTAACCTTCTGTATCAGCATCGCAAAGTTCACCTCAAGGAGCCCAACTTCAACCCATCTCCTGAAGACATTGTCTTCCTAAACCGAAACTTTGCTCTGGAAAATGATGTCAAAAGTTTGATGTCCCCTGAAGACATATCCATCGACAAGCAGAAAAAGAACTCCAGCCCTGTAGATGAGAGAGCATTACAGAGAATGTCTGACCGCCAGTTTGCTGGAAAGAAGATATACGGCTGCAAGCTATGTCCTTTCTCTTGTAACAACAAAAACAGCTTTGCTTACCACAAGAATCTTCACAAGATTGATGCCAGATACACCTGTAACCAGTGTTCCTACAGCATTGACCGCTGGAATCTTCTGGCCCAGCACATGAAACTGCATAAAATAAGCAACATGCAAAGCCAGGACAGGAGCAATACAGATGAGATGAATGCTTCCAGTCCTGAAGTCGAGCCTCAGTTATACTTCAATGCTGGAGACAGCCTCAATGGCAGCGAGGTGGAAAGTGAAGAAGAGAAGGCTCAAGACTGGAAGTGCAGCAGATGCCCTTACAGTGCCACCTCACCAGAGAAGCTGAAGGAGCACTCCCAGCAGCATCACAAACACAGCAAACACAGTTGTCCATACTGTGACTTCAGCGACTCGGAGGAAGGCAACATGCTCGAGCATGTGCAGCTTCACTTCCCCAGCACCAAGCTCGACACCGAGGCTGTCCAGGCCATGTTGGCCAAACAGGGGGGCAAGCTACCTCACTCCCCCGAAGTTCCAGTGGTCAAGTCCTTCAGGAGGGACACAAAGAAGTCTGAGTCTGACTCTGTGGAGAGAGAACCGTCCAACGAGGCCCCGAAATCCAGGACCAAGGTCTACGTTTGTCCGTACTGTGAACGTGAATTTGACAATAAAGATCTCATGCTTAAGCATGAGAGACAGCATCTAATTGGGTCCAAGTATTAA